One part of the Thermodesulfovibrio sp. 3462-1 genome encodes these proteins:
- the argS gene encoding arginine--tRNA ligase, translated as MHKLLKNKITEAIKKLGLSEIDPEIEIPKNEEFGDLSSPVAMELAKQLKRPPKEIAEKLISLIDKALFENIEIAGAGFINFRFKKDFIFSELESLLNEGERFLTQDIGKGKKVQIEFVSANPTGPLHLGHGRGAALGSALANILREAGYNVSTEYYINDAGRQVELLGLSVYVALQKFFGKQMPMPEECYKGDYINEIAKEIYELYGNSLKNKSFEEVGDFLIDFSYKKILNEIKKDLEDFGINFNNWVSERKLYHTGEVQRAILKLKELGFIYEKDGALWFRSTAFGDDKDRVVVKSDGTYTYFASDIAYHKNKIERGFDELINIWGADHHGYISRVKAAVQALGMSASQIKILLVQMVNLLRQGKPVQMSKRAGTFVTLREVMDEIGADTTRFIFLTRKSDSHLEFDIEVAKKQSQENPVYYVQYAHARINSIFEKAQLNPQKFYPELFNEDELRIIKKLLLYPMIFELSVQMREPHRITFYLQELAALFHSYYHKYRVISEDAKLTETRLSLCKAVMLVLKHGLRMLGVKAPQKM; from the coding sequence ATGCATAAATTGTTAAAAAACAAAATTACTGAAGCAATTAAAAAACTTGGCTTGTCAGAAATTGATCCTGAAATAGAAATTCCTAAAAATGAAGAATTTGGTGATTTAAGCAGTCCTGTAGCGATGGAGCTTGCAAAACAGTTGAAAAGACCTCCAAAAGAAATTGCTGAAAAATTAATCTCTTTAATAGATAAAGCTTTATTTGAAAACATTGAAATTGCAGGAGCTGGGTTTATAAATTTCAGATTTAAAAAGGATTTTATTTTTTCTGAGCTTGAAAGTCTCTTGAATGAAGGTGAAAGATTTTTAACTCAGGATATAGGAAAAGGGAAAAAAGTTCAAATAGAATTTGTCAGCGCAAATCCCACAGGACCTCTTCATCTTGGACATGGAAGAGGAGCAGCACTGGGCAGTGCTCTGGCAAATATTCTCAGAGAAGCTGGATATAATGTTTCCACTGAATACTACATTAATGACGCTGGCAGACAGGTAGAACTTCTTGGTTTGAGTGTTTATGTTGCTTTGCAAAAATTTTTTGGAAAACAAATGCCCATGCCTGAAGAATGTTATAAAGGCGATTACATAAATGAGATTGCAAAAGAAATCTACGAACTTTACGGTAATAGCTTAAAAAATAAAAGCTTTGAAGAAGTTGGTGATTTTTTAATTGATTTTTCCTATAAAAAAATACTCAATGAAATCAAAAAAGACCTTGAAGACTTTGGAATAAATTTTAACAACTGGGTTAGTGAAAGAAAACTTTATCATACAGGTGAGGTTCAAAGAGCAATCCTCAAGCTTAAAGAACTTGGATTTATTTATGAAAAAGATGGAGCTCTGTGGTTTCGCTCAACAGCTTTTGGTGATGACAAAGACAGAGTTGTTGTAAAAAGTGATGGAACATATACATATTTTGCCTCTGACATTGCCTATCATAAAAACAAAATTGAAAGAGGATTTGATGAGCTTATAAACATCTGGGGTGCTGACCATCATGGATATATATCAAGAGTAAAGGCTGCTGTGCAGGCATTGGGAATGAGTGCCTCTCAAATTAAAATACTTCTTGTTCAGATGGTAAACTTGCTCAGGCAAGGAAAGCCTGTTCAGATGTCAAAAAGAGCAGGAACATTTGTTACTTTAAGAGAAGTTATGGATGAAATTGGAGCTGATACCACACGCTTCATATTTCTTACACGTAAATCTGACAGTCACCTGGAGTTTGATATAGAAGTTGCAAAAAAACAATCACAGGAAAATCCTGTTTACTATGTTCAATATGCTCATGCAAGAATTAACAGCATTTTTGAAAAAGCTCAACTCAACCCTCAAAAGTTTTATCCAGAATTGTTCAATGAAGATGAGCTTAGAATCATAAAAAAATTGCTTCTTTATCCGATGATTTTTGAACTATCTGTTCAAATGAGAGAGCCTCATAGAATAACCTTTTATTTACAGGAGCTTGCTGCACTGTTTCACAGTTATTATCATAAATACAGAGTTATTTCTGAAGATGCAAAACTAACAGAAACAAGGCTTAGTCTTTGTAAAGCTGTAATGCTTGTTTTAAAACACGGATTGAGAATGCTTGGAGTGAAAGCTCCTCAGAAGATGTAA
- the purL gene encoding phosphoribosylformylglycinamidine synthase yields MIIRFYRKSALSTYQTIQLLNRIHSEISTEIKNIETEFCYNLLITEELSKDELAILRWLLSETFEPENFSEKSFLSPDNGMIFEVGPRLNFSTAWSTCAVSVCHSIGIKKIQRIERSRRYKLTPTVPNFSEEAFLNMIHDRMVECPYPEPLKDFCHGITTKPVREVPVLEKGRKALEEINNELGFGWDEWDIEFYLKLFRDKLKRNPTDVECFDLAQSNSEHSRHWFFRGILIIDGKPVERSLFDIVKEPLQRNPKNSVIAFKDNSSAIYGAKISYLKPEKPIKPSKFKIEKNLYHLIFTAETHNFPTGVAPFPGAETGTGGRIRDVHATGKGALPIAGTAAYCVGNLQIPGYELPWEDKTFQYPVNLAKPLQIEIEASNGASDYGNKFGEPVIAGFTRSFGMRMPHGERIEWIKPIMFTGGIGQIMDIHKEKDPPQKGMYVVKIGGPAYRIGIGGGAASSVLSGQLSEDLDFNAVQRGDAEMENKLNRVVRACVELGSKNPIVSIHDQGAGGNCNVVKELVYPEGAKIDIRKVILGDETLSVLEIWGAEYQENDALLIKKENANLFKTLCERERLPWSIIGEVTGDGKLIVYDSKDGQIAVNFDLKDVLGEIPKKEFKLTRVERKLEPLILPENLTIHEALDRVLRVLSVGSKRFLTNKVDRSVTGLIVRQQCAGPVQLTVSDVCVVAQSYFDKTGIAHAIGEQPIKGLINPEAMARLSVTEALTNIVWAKITSLEDIKCSANWMWAAKLPGEGVRLYRAAQAMAELMIKLGIAIDGGKDSLSMAAKIKTNETVEVVKSPGSLVISAYAPCPDINKVITPDIKHPGESVILFIDLSPGKKRLGGSALAQCFNQIGSECPDLEDPALLKRAFQVVQNLIDKNLILSGHDRSDGGLIVTLLEMAFSGSAGLLIEVNSSELEIEKNLFLISELFNEEPGVAIEVDLKKLKKVKEILAEQNLPHYEIAKTIKEDRIIIKQENKIVFDKPMTKLRDLWEETSHRIDMLQANPECVKEEKRVIYSRTAPRYTISFKPESTPVLLLKKKVKPPVAIIREEGSNGDREMAAAFYMAGFEPWDVCMQDLIDRKISLRQFKGVAFVGGFSFADVLDSAKGWAGCIKFSHLRKEFEEFYMRPDTFSLGVCNGCQLMALLGWVPWYGIEQNQQPRFIWNKSGRFESRWVSIKILPSPSIMLSGMEDSVLGVWIAHGEGRAYFPDEKILNKVIEKNLAPLRYVDDDGNITETYPFNPNGSPLGITALCTEDGRHLAMMPHPERAFLLWQWPWIPEKWKKSIKASPWLKIFQNARRWCDGNA; encoded by the coding sequence GTGATTATAAGATTTTACAGAAAAAGTGCTTTATCAACCTATCAAACAATCCAACTTCTTAATCGTATACACTCAGAAATCTCTACTGAGATTAAAAATATTGAAACAGAATTTTGTTATAATCTTCTGATAACTGAAGAGCTTTCGAAGGATGAATTAGCTATCCTTAGATGGCTTTTATCTGAGACCTTTGAGCCAGAGAATTTTTCAGAAAAAAGCTTCCTCAGTCCAGACAATGGGATGATATTTGAAGTAGGACCCAGACTTAATTTTTCAACTGCCTGGTCAACATGTGCTGTTTCTGTGTGTCACAGCATCGGAATAAAAAAAATTCAGAGAATAGAGCGTTCACGAAGATATAAACTTACTCCTACAGTTCCGAATTTTTCTGAAGAGGCTTTTTTAAACATGATTCATGATAGAATGGTTGAATGTCCATATCCAGAACCCTTGAAAGACTTCTGTCACGGAATAACTACAAAACCTGTAAGAGAAGTGCCTGTCTTAGAAAAGGGAAGAAAAGCACTTGAAGAAATAAATAACGAACTTGGTTTTGGCTGGGATGAATGGGATATAGAGTTTTATTTAAAACTTTTTAGAGATAAATTAAAAAGAAATCCAACTGATGTAGAATGTTTTGATCTTGCCCAATCAAATAGTGAACATTCAAGACACTGGTTTTTTAGAGGAATTTTAATTATTGATGGTAAACCCGTAGAACGCTCACTTTTTGATATAGTTAAAGAGCCCTTACAGAGAAATCCAAAAAATTCTGTAATAGCCTTTAAAGACAACTCAAGCGCTATATATGGAGCAAAAATAAGTTATCTAAAGCCTGAAAAACCTATAAAACCTTCAAAATTCAAAATAGAAAAAAATCTTTATCATTTAATTTTTACTGCAGAAACCCACAATTTTCCAACTGGAGTGGCTCCATTTCCAGGTGCTGAAACAGGAACTGGTGGCAGAATCCGTGATGTTCATGCAACTGGTAAAGGTGCTTTGCCGATTGCAGGAACTGCTGCTTATTGTGTAGGAAATCTTCAAATTCCAGGATATGAGCTTCCCTGGGAGGATAAAACTTTTCAGTATCCCGTAAATCTTGCAAAACCTCTTCAGATTGAAATTGAAGCAAGTAATGGTGCTTCTGACTACGGGAATAAATTTGGTGAACCTGTGATTGCTGGATTTACTCGTTCTTTTGGGATGAGAATGCCTCATGGAGAAAGAATTGAATGGATAAAACCAATAATGTTCACTGGTGGAATTGGTCAGATAATGGATATACATAAAGAAAAGGACCCACCTCAAAAGGGAATGTATGTTGTAAAAATTGGTGGTCCTGCATACAGAATTGGGATAGGTGGTGGAGCTGCTTCTTCTGTTTTATCAGGACAACTTAGTGAAGATCTTGACTTCAATGCTGTTCAGCGTGGGGATGCTGAAATGGAAAATAAACTCAACAGAGTTGTCCGTGCCTGTGTTGAACTTGGAAGCAAAAATCCTATTGTAAGCATTCATGATCAGGGTGCTGGTGGAAACTGTAATGTTGTAAAGGAACTCGTTTATCCTGAAGGAGCAAAGATTGATATAAGAAAAGTTATTCTTGGAGATGAAACTCTTTCAGTTCTTGAAATATGGGGAGCTGAATATCAGGAAAATGATGCATTGTTAATAAAAAAAGAAAATGCTAACCTTTTTAAAACTCTTTGTGAAAGGGAAAGGCTTCCCTGGTCAATTATTGGAGAAGTAACAGGAGATGGGAAACTTATTGTTTATGACAGCAAGGATGGTCAGATTGCTGTAAACTTTGACCTTAAAGATGTTCTTGGAGAAATTCCAAAAAAAGAATTTAAACTTACCCGAGTTGAAAGAAAACTTGAACCCTTAATACTCCCTGAAAATTTAACAATTCATGAAGCTCTGGATAGGGTTTTGAGAGTTCTTTCTGTTGGTTCAAAAAGATTTTTAACAAATAAAGTGGACCGCTCAGTTACAGGCCTTATTGTGAGACAGCAGTGTGCTGGTCCTGTTCAGCTCACTGTTTCTGATGTATGCGTAGTTGCTCAAAGTTATTTTGATAAAACAGGGATAGCCCATGCAATTGGAGAGCAACCTATAAAAGGACTTATAAATCCAGAGGCAATGGCAAGACTTTCAGTAACTGAGGCACTTACAAATATTGTATGGGCAAAAATTACAAGCCTTGAAGACATAAAATGTTCAGCTAACTGGATGTGGGCAGCAAAACTTCCTGGTGAAGGGGTGCGTCTCTACAGAGCTGCTCAGGCAATGGCAGAACTAATGATAAAACTCGGCATTGCTATTGATGGAGGCAAAGATTCTCTTTCAATGGCTGCAAAGATAAAAACAAATGAGACAGTTGAAGTCGTCAAATCTCCTGGATCTCTTGTAATTTCAGCATATGCTCCCTGTCCTGATATAAACAAGGTAATAACTCCTGATATAAAACATCCAGGGGAAAGCGTAATTCTTTTTATTGACCTGAGTCCTGGCAAAAAAAGACTGGGTGGTAGTGCTTTAGCTCAATGTTTTAACCAGATTGGCAGTGAATGTCCTGATCTTGAAGATCCTGCGCTTTTAAAAAGAGCTTTTCAAGTAGTCCAGAATTTAATTGATAAAAACCTGATACTTTCAGGCCACGACCGCTCAGATGGAGGTCTGATTGTAACTTTGCTTGAGATGGCTTTTTCAGGCAGTGCAGGTTTATTAATAGAAGTAAATTCTTCTGAGCTTGAAATTGAAAAAAATCTGTTTCTTATTTCAGAACTTTTCAATGAAGAACCAGGGGTTGCTATAGAAGTTGATCTTAAAAAACTCAAAAAAGTAAAAGAAATACTTGCTGAACAAAATCTTCCCCATTATGAGATTGCAAAAACCATAAAAGAAGACAGAATCATTATCAAGCAAGAAAACAAAATTGTCTTTGATAAGCCCATGACCAAACTAAGAGATCTCTGGGAAGAAACAAGTCATAGAATTGATATGCTCCAGGCAAATCCTGAATGTGTAAAAGAAGAAAAAAGAGTAATTTATTCAAGAACTGCACCAAGATATACAATAAGCTTCAAACCAGAAAGCACTCCAGTACTGCTGCTTAAAAAAAAGGTAAAGCCTCCTGTTGCTATAATTCGTGAAGAAGGAAGCAATGGAGACAGAGAAATGGCAGCAGCTTTTTATATGGCAGGATTTGAACCATGGGATGTGTGTATGCAGGATTTGATAGATAGAAAGATTTCACTTAGGCAATTTAAGGGAGTTGCTTTTGTTGGAGGATTTAGCTTTGCTGATGTTCTTGACTCTGCTAAAGGATGGGCAGGCTGTATCAAGTTCTCTCATCTTAGAAAAGAGTTTGAAGAATTTTATATGCGTCCTGATACATTTAGCCTGGGAGTTTGCAATGGATGTCAGCTTATGGCACTTCTTGGATGGGTTCCATGGTATGGAATTGAACAAAATCAACAACCCCGTTTTATATGGAATAAATCTGGAAGATTTGAATCCAGATGGGTGAGCATTAAAATCCTGCCTTCTCCATCAATTATGCTCAGTGGCATGGAAGACTCAGTGCTTGGAGTATGGATAGCTCATGGAGAAGGAAGAGCCTATTTCCCTGATGAAAAAATTCTGAATAAAGTAATTGAGAAAAATCTTGCCCCTCTTCGTTATGTTGATGATGATGGAAATATTACAGAAACCTATCCATTTAATCCAAATGGTTCCCCTTTAGGAATAACCGCATTATGCACTGAAGATGGTAGGCATCTTGCGATGATGCCTCATCCAGAGAGAGCTTTTTTACTGTGGCAATGGCCATGGATACCGGAGAAATGGAAAAAATCTATAAAAGCATCTCCGTGGTTAAAAATTTTCCAGAATGCAAGAAGGTGGTGTGATGGGAATGCATAA